One genomic region from Vannielia litorea encodes:
- a CDS encoding HlyC/CorC family transporter, translating to MIDTAFWLTAGSILLLLICSAFFSGSETALTAASRGKLRSKADKGERGAEVALEVTEDSERLIGAVLLGNNVVNILAASLATALFTRIFGEGGVALATLVMTLLVLVFAEVLPKTYAISNAESAASRVARPISLLVTILSPVVRTIQALVRAILRLFGVQTDPDGQLFSVHEEIAGALALGHSEGVVQKEDRDRLLGALDLGDRTVEEIMLHRSQIEMIDVDATPDEVLAQALESRHTRLPLYKDDKENIVGVIHAKDLLRAIHRAALASGGAPEALSTLDVMDVAMEPYFVPETTTLDDQMRQFLRRNTHFALVVDEYGTLQGLITLEDILEEIVGEITDEFDLDEDHPLRRTDAGDWIVDGAMTIRDLNRATDWNLPDEEANTVAGLVIHEAQAIPTVGQVFSFHGFRFEVVARKDNRLTRLKLRPLATLAE from the coding sequence GTGATCGACACCGCATTCTGGCTGACCGCCGGCAGCATATTGTTGCTGCTCATCTGTTCCGCATTCTTCTCTGGCTCCGAGACCGCGCTCACCGCGGCCTCACGTGGCAAGCTGCGCTCGAAGGCCGACAAAGGCGAGCGCGGCGCCGAGGTGGCGCTGGAGGTGACCGAAGACAGCGAGCGGCTGATTGGCGCCGTGCTGCTGGGCAACAACGTGGTGAACATTCTCGCGGCCTCGCTCGCGACCGCGCTGTTCACCCGGATTTTCGGCGAGGGCGGCGTGGCGCTGGCGACGCTGGTGATGACCCTGCTGGTGCTGGTCTTTGCCGAGGTGCTGCCGAAGACTTATGCGATCTCCAACGCCGAGAGCGCGGCCAGCCGGGTGGCGCGGCCGATCAGCCTGCTGGTTACCATCCTGTCGCCGGTCGTACGCACCATTCAGGCGCTGGTGCGGGCGATCCTGCGGCTCTTCGGGGTGCAGACCGACCCGGACGGCCAGCTCTTCAGCGTGCATGAAGAGATCGCCGGGGCGCTGGCGCTGGGCCATTCCGAGGGTGTGGTGCAGAAGGAAGACCGCGACCGGCTGCTGGGCGCGCTGGACCTTGGCGACCGGACGGTGGAGGAGATCATGCTCCACCGCTCGCAGATCGAGATGATCGACGTGGATGCCACGCCCGACGAGGTGCTCGCGCAGGCGCTGGAAAGCCGCCACACCCGGTTGCCGCTCTACAAGGACGACAAGGAAAACATCGTTGGTGTGATCCACGCGAAGGATCTGCTGCGGGCGATCCACCGGGCCGCGCTGGCCTCTGGCGGGGCGCCCGAGGCGCTGAGCACGCTGGACGTGATGGATGTGGCGATGGAGCCCTATTTCGTGCCCGAGACCACCACGCTGGACGACCAGATGCGCCAGTTCCTGCGGCGGAACACGCATTTTGCGCTGGTGGTGGACGAATACGGCACCCTGCAGGGTTTGATCACGCTAGAGGACATTCTCGAGGAGATCGTGGGCGAGATCACCGACGAGTTCGACCTCGACGAGGATCACCCGCTGCGCCGCACCGATGCGGGTGACTGGATCGTGGATGGCGCCATGACCATCCGTGACCTGAACCGCGCCACCGATTGGAACCTGCCGGACGAGGAGGCCAACACCGTCGCGGGCCTCGTGATTCACGAGGCGCAGGCGATCCCGACCGTTGGGCAGGTGTTTTCGTTCCACGGCTTCCGGTTCGAGGTGGTGGCGCGGAAGGATAACCGGCTGACACGGTTGAAGCTGCGGCCTTTGGCGACGCTGGCCGAGTAG
- a CDS encoding extracellular solute-binding protein gives MARHFSAAAALLLSTTLTASAADSELLIFDWSGFEDPGFFGEYIEKYGDNPTFTFFGEEEEAFQKLRSGFKADIAHPCSQSVDKWRQAGLIEPWDISKIPRYATVAESYKADPIFTDGDQVYFIPADNGSTAIAFNADEMTADDLTTLQVFKDPQYAGRISLPDNVDDIYALAYLATGVSDWTQATQEDFEAASAWLREVHPNVRAYWADGAELAQLMATGEVLFSWAWSETPASMRGDGYNIGFQREAEEGSSVWFCGYVNLVDGPGSEDKAHDFINSWLSPSSVEYIVSEWGYGNSNTEEMAKIDSGTLDEVGLGEVSAPVLAQLPMDNALREQMIAEFEKIKAGF, from the coding sequence ATGGCGCGACACTTTTCTGCTGCTGCGGCGCTTCTTCTCTCCACCACGCTCACCGCAAGCGCGGCCGACTCCGAGCTCCTGATCTTCGACTGGTCGGGCTTCGAGGACCCGGGCTTCTTTGGCGAGTACATCGAGAAATACGGCGACAACCCGACCTTCACCTTCTTCGGCGAAGAAGAGGAAGCCTTCCAGAAGCTGCGCTCGGGCTTCAAGGCCGACATTGCCCACCCCTGCTCTCAGTCGGTGGACAAATGGCGGCAGGCCGGGCTGATCGAGCCGTGGGACATTTCGAAGATCCCGCGCTACGCGACCGTGGCCGAGAGCTACAAGGCCGACCCGATCTTTACCGATGGCGATCAGGTCTATTTCATCCCGGCGGACAACGGCTCGACGGCCATTGCCTTCAACGCCGACGAGATGACCGCCGATGATCTGACCACGCTTCAGGTGTTCAAGGACCCGCAATATGCGGGCCGCATCTCGCTGCCCGACAACGTGGATGACATCTACGCGCTGGCCTATCTGGCGACCGGCGTGAGCGACTGGACGCAGGCAACTCAGGAAGATTTCGAGGCGGCCAGCGCATGGCTGCGCGAGGTGCACCCGAACGTGCGCGCCTATTGGGCCGATGGCGCCGAGCTGGCGCAGCTGATGGCGACGGGCGAAGTGCTGTTCTCCTGGGCTTGGAGCGAGACGCCTGCCTCGATGCGCGGCGATGGCTACAACATCGGCTTTCAGCGCGAGGCGGAAGAAGGCTCCTCGGTCTGGTTCTGCGGCTACGTGAACCTCGTCGATGGCCCCGGCTCGGAAGACAAGGCGCATGACTTCATCAACTCGTGGCTCTCGCCCTCCTCGGTCGAGTACATCGTGAGCGAATGGGGCTACGGCAACTCCAACACCGAGGAAATGGCCAAGATCGACAGCGGCACTCTCGACGAGGTGGGCCTTGGCGAGGTGAGCGCCCCGGTGCTGGCCCAGCTGCCGATGGACAACGCGCTGCGCGAGCAGATGATCGCCGAGTTCGAGAAGATCAAGGCCGGGTTCTGA
- a CDS encoding GNAT family N-acetyltransferase, giving the protein MPARITFRPATLADLPMLRRWLAVAEVARWWGQDDPFDAEALEGTRHVPHIVSLEGQPFAYIQDYDPHGWPDHPFAHLPPGSRGIDQFIGLPELLGQGHGPAFIRARMASLYAAGAPVICTDPHPDNTRAISAYTKCGFTISGPPRDTQWGRILPMEAPA; this is encoded by the coding sequence ATGCCCGCCCGCATCACCTTCCGCCCCGCCACACTGGCCGATTTGCCGATGCTCCGGCGCTGGCTGGCCGTGGCCGAGGTGGCCCGCTGGTGGGGGCAGGACGACCCTTTCGATGCCGAGGCGCTGGAGGGCACCCGCCACGTGCCGCACATCGTCTCGCTAGAGGGCCAGCCCTTCGCCTATATCCAAGATTACGACCCCCACGGCTGGCCCGATCACCCCTTTGCCCACCTGCCGCCGGGATCGCGCGGGATCGACCAGTTCATCGGCCTGCCAGAGCTGCTGGGGCAGGGGCATGGCCCGGCCTTCATCCGCGCCCGTATGGCCAGCCTCTACGCCGCCGGTGCGCCGGTGATCTGCACCGATCCGCACCCCGACAATACCCGCGCCATCAGCGCCTATACCAAATGCGGCTTCACCATCTCCGGCCCCCCGCGCGACACGCAATGGGGCCGCATCCTGCCGATGGAAGCGCCTGCGTAG